In Oryza brachyantha chromosome 1, ObraRS2, whole genome shotgun sequence, the following are encoded in one genomic region:
- the LOC102709427 gene encoding uncharacterized protein LOC102709427, whose product MTKQQIQDKEKELKRDYMLLKEARKQSGASWDHKRCMILADDAVWQNIIKSNEKATKFSKNKSFPLFESLGELYDGQTTEGNMNFTSIEPSQHAIITQVDNGEEYLERSDAFLDPNYVVDVDMNTQVQDHEDDGMDQETLPSHIHTSSRTDGENNVKKRKFAPRKRVDKIANKAKRNDVIDMIGRYLEMRTK is encoded by the exons ATGACTAAGCAGCAGATACAAGACAAAGAGAAAGAATTGAAACGAGATTATATGTTGCTAAAGGAGGCAAGGAAACAAAGTGGAGCATCTTGGGATCACAAACGCTGCATGATCCTTGCTGATGATGCTGTTTGGCAAAACATTATTAAG TCAAATGAGAAGGCTACGAAGTTCAGTAAAAACAAATCCTTCCCTCTCTTTGAGTCTTTAGGAGAGCTCTATGATG GACAAACTACCGAGGGAAACATGAATTTCACCTCTATTGAGCCATCTCAACATGCCATTATCACACAAGTGGACAATGGCGAAGAATACCTTGAGAGAAGTGATGCATTTCTAGATCCGAATTATGTTGTTGATGTTGATATGAACACTCAAGTTCAAGATCATGAAGACGATGGAATGGATCAAGAAACTCTACCAAGCCACATTCATACCTCCTCAAGAACAGATGGAGAAAACAATGTCAAGAAGAGAAAATTTGCTCCGAGGAAAAGGGTCGACAAGATTGCGAATAAGGCTAAAAGAAATGATGTCATTGATATGATAGGAAGGTATCTGGAGATGAGAACAAAATAA
- the LOC102709706 gene encoding putative clathrin assembly protein At4g02650, with the protein MAPSKLRAALGAVKDRTSVGLARVGGADEVAADLAVAIVKATAHGESAPADDRHAEEIITLTCYSRARVAACVEAVSRRLGRTRAWAVAVKALALVHHLLADGDPAYEQEVFLATRRGRRLLDVSSRFPHRSSRSRARDFYAFVRAYAAYLDDRLKHRMKGRGGTVASHGRWCLEGRRDGFPETGGRYEVGEVVPDVWAVVPREPPATETTAEELIAKAQHLKHILDRFIACRPTGKARTNQVVTAALHRLVKESAAMYSELTGVMSVLIDRFAMLETPACVRVHSIFTSVATLLDELDDFYSWCRFAAICPSSEIPDVEHVAQKKLDLMDKFIRDRQAAPAPSSPHAPIASNGGIDATKPLPAPEVKGAEPAGALVVVDDHMADFLHLDEETTPLSAEEQERNPARSLFGGDPLTPAKWEAFDDDPSDDWETARVQSASRFATQQLSAMQPPHCATTVLALPPPPGATASQATDPFAASLAVPPPTYVQMMDMQARQRLLANEQMMWQQFERQQLAAWNYSTPF; encoded by the coding sequence ATGGCGCCGAGCAAGCTGAGGGCGGCGCTGGGCGCTGTCAAGGACAGGACGAGCGTCGGGCTCGCGAGGGTGGGGGGCGCCGACGAGGTGGCCGCGGACCTCGCCGTGGCGATTGTCaaggcgacggcgcacggggaGAGCGCGCCGGCCGACGACCGCCACGCCGAGGAGATCATCACGCTGACGTGCTACTCCCGGGCGCGCGTGGCGGCCTGCGTCGAGGCGGTATCGCgccggctcgggcggacgcgGGCGTGGGCCGTGGCGGTCAAGGCGCTGGCGCTGGTGCACCACCTtctcgccgacggcgacccGGCTTACGAGCAGGAGGTGTTCCTCGCCACACGCCGCGGCAGGCGCCTGCTCGACGTGTCGTCCCGCTTCCCCCACCGGTCGTCGCGCTCCCGTGCGCGCGACTTCTACGCGTTCGTGCGCGCCTACGCCGCCTACCTCGACGACAGGCTCAAGCACCGGATGAAGGGCCGCGGGGGAACCGTAGCCAGCCATGGCCGATGGTGCCTCGAGGGTCGCCGCGACGGCTTCCCCGAAACCGGTGGGAGGTATGAAGTGGGCGAAGTGGTGCCCGACGTCTGGGCGGTAGTGCCGAGGGAGCCAccggcgacggagacgacgGCTGAGGAGCTCATCGCCAAGGCGCAGCATCTGAAGCACATCCTAGACCGGTTCATCGCGTGCCGGCCGACGGGGAAGGCGAGGACGAACCaggtggtgacggcggcgcTGCACAGACTGGTGAAGGAGAGCGCGGCGATGTACAGCGAACTCACCGGTGTGATGTCCGTGCTCATCGACCGCTTCGCCATGCTGGAAACCCCAGCTTGCGTTCGCGTACACTCCATCTTCACCAGCGTCGCGACGCTGCTCGACGAGCTCGACGACTTCTACTCGTGGTGTAGATTCGCCGCCATCTGCCCCTCGTCCGAGATCCCCGACGTCGAGCACGTCGCGCAGAAGAAGCTGGACCTCATGGACAAGTTCATCCGCGACAGGcaagcggcgccggcgccgtccagcCCTCATGCTCCCATTGCCAGCAACGGTGGCATAGACGCAACCAAGCCGCTCCCAGCGCCGGAAGTGAAAGGGGCTGAGCCGGCAGGTGCACTCGTCGTGGTCGACGACCACATGGCCGACTTCTTACACCTCGATGAAGAAACGACGCCGTTGTCGGCGGAGGAGCAAGAGCGGAATCCGGCACGGTCACTGTTCGGCGGTGACCCATTGACGCCGGCGAAGTGGGAGGCGTTCGACGACGATCCATCTGATGACTGGGAGACAGCGCGCGTGCAGTCGGCTAGCAGGTTCGCCACCCAGCAGCTGAGCGCGATGCAGCCGCCTCATTGTGCGACGACGGTGCTTGCACTGCCACCACCGCCTGGAGCCACCGCCAGCCAAGCAACGGACCCGTTCGCGGCGTCGCTGGCCGTGCCTCCGCCGACGTACGTTCAGATGATGGACATGCAGGCGAGGCAGCGGCTTCTCGCAAACGAGCAGATGATGTGGCAGCAGTTTGAGAGGCAACAGCTGGCAGCCTGGAATTACAGCACGCCCTTTTAA